One Thalassotalea atypica DNA window includes the following coding sequences:
- a CDS encoding RrF2 family transcriptional regulator produces MTKHRMHITRYTDYSLRVLIYLAVNNEKLATINDIATSYDISKNHLMKIVQQLNLKGYVLAIRGKNGGIKLNRPPNDINIGELVRAFEDETKLVECFGTTNQCVITPSCQLKGIFAKALESFYETLDEYHLDDLIGHKHAPALNELLAVKVL; encoded by the coding sequence ATGACAAAACATCGTATGCATATTACCAGGTACACCGACTATTCGTTACGCGTCTTAATTTATCTTGCAGTTAATAATGAGAAACTTGCAACGATTAATGACATTGCTACCAGCTATGACATTTCAAAAAATCACTTAATGAAGATAGTTCAGCAACTGAACCTTAAAGGCTATGTGCTCGCGATCCGTGGAAAAAATGGCGGTATTAAGCTTAATAGACCGCCCAATGATATCAACATTGGTGAGCTTGTTCGTGCGTTTGAAGATGAAACCAAATTAGTCGAATGTTTCGGTACAACAAATCAATGTGTAATAACACCAAGTTGCCAACTTAAAGGTATTTTTGCCAAAGCGTTAGAAAGTTTTTATGAAACGTTAGATGAGTATCATTTGGACGATTTAATTGGGCACAAACACGCGCCTGCCTTAAATGAGTTGCTTGCTGTAAAAGTGTTATAG
- a CDS encoding NnrS family protein encodes MNINPRSTTPVPPAILELAFRPFFLLGALFSVIALIMWSLLLNGSISTAIYGGSLWWHIHEMLFSFATAIITGFLLTAVQNWTGVPSISGKKLMWLVLLWLSARVLFFMPALVPQWFIAVIDVSFLPAVAIALGYPIVKVKLWRNLMFIPILLAMASTNIAMHVAAINNDPMLMSNASTAMVLMVTLVMTIMGGRVFPMFTANGTQTSRVATIEWLDTTTITSTVFVIFITLGVIDISGAIKAILLFSCAFFHIIRVARWKVWVTLRTPLVWSLHFSYWCIPIGLIIFGLSEISPMFTHSQAIHTLTVGAMGSMILSMISRVSLGHTGRQIIVGKAMTFALVAIIFSFVVRVFGGYWLEDYMEVINTAVFFWVVGYGSFFVLYLPILTKPRV; translated from the coding sequence ATGAACATTAACCCTCGCTCAACGACCCCAGTCCCACCCGCCATATTGGAATTAGCCTTTAGGCCCTTCTTTCTATTGGGCGCATTATTTAGTGTCATCGCCTTAATCATGTGGAGTCTGCTGTTAAATGGCAGTATCAGCACAGCAATATATGGAGGCTCACTTTGGTGGCATATACATGAAATGTTGTTTAGTTTTGCCACCGCGATTATTACAGGATTTCTTTTAACCGCTGTACAAAATTGGACTGGTGTGCCAAGTATTAGTGGCAAAAAGTTGATGTGGCTAGTTTTGCTTTGGCTCAGTGCCCGTGTGCTATTTTTTATGCCAGCATTAGTTCCTCAATGGTTTATTGCAGTGATAGATGTGTCTTTTCTACCTGCTGTGGCTATCGCATTGGGCTATCCAATTGTTAAAGTGAAACTATGGCGCAACTTGATGTTTATCCCTATTTTATTGGCTATGGCCTCGACTAATATTGCAATGCACGTTGCGGCTATCAACAATGATCCAATGCTAATGTCTAATGCCAGCACTGCCATGGTTTTGATGGTGACACTTGTTATGACCATTATGGGCGGGCGTGTTTTTCCTATGTTCACGGCAAACGGTACGCAGACCTCACGTGTTGCGACAATCGAATGGTTAGATACAACAACCATTACCAGCACCGTTTTTGTCATTTTCATCACCTTAGGAGTAATAGATATCAGTGGTGCTATCAAAGCCATATTACTGTTCAGTTGTGCGTTCTTTCATATTATTCGTGTTGCTCGTTGGAAGGTTTGGGTAACATTGAGAACACCTTTAGTTTGGTCACTACACTTTAGTTATTGGTGTATTCCTATCGGCCTGATTATTTTCGGCTTATCAGAAATTTCTCCAATGTTTACCCATTCTCAAGCCATTCATACACTAACCGTTGGCGCAATGGGTAGCATGATTTTATCGATGATCTCTCGTGTTTCTTTAGGGCATACTGGCCGACAAATAATCGTTGGCAAAGCGATGACTTTTGCATTGGTCGCGATCATATTTTCGTTCGTCGTTCGAGTCTTCGGTGGTTACTGGTTAGAAGACTACATGGAAGTGATTAATACTGCTGTGTTCTTTTGGGTCGTTGGCTACGGGAGCTTTTTCGTCCTTTACTTGCCTATTTTAACTAAACCGCGAGTGTAA
- a CDS encoding CBS domain-containing protein, which yields MNVTTIMSSPIMTVQLDDKLALVNEIFSNKSFHHLVVVENSKLYGVVSDRDLLKAISPHIGTAAERHRDVATLNRKVHQVMSRKPISIEQSQDVYDAITLFMNNKISCIPVVDNDNIPIGIISWRDILKAIKKPKSLSNESK from the coding sequence ATGAATGTTACGACAATCATGTCTTCACCAATAATGACTGTTCAGTTAGATGACAAGTTAGCACTGGTAAATGAAATATTTTCCAATAAGAGTTTTCATCACTTAGTTGTGGTGGAAAATAGCAAACTTTACGGTGTGGTTTCTGATCGGGATCTTTTAAAAGCGATAAGCCCTCATATTGGCACAGCAGCAGAAAGACATCGAGATGTAGCAACGTTAAATAGAAAAGTGCATCAAGTGATGAGCCGAAAGCCAATCAGCATTGAGCAAAGCCAAGATGTGTATGACGCAATAACCTTGTTCATGAACAATAAAATCTCGTGTATTCCTGTTGTCGATAACGACAACATCCCCATCGGTATTATCAGCTGGCGAGATATACTCAAAGCGATCAAGAAACCAAAATCACTAAGCAATGAGTCAAAATAG
- a CDS encoding GyrI-like domain-containing protein: MEVRIVSKTIIHGFSTRTDNATEMNASTGRIPGLWQHFDQEVPVDYVGGERVYGAYFDYESNHLGQFTVLAGFDGKTVPPKLNLEKQIIPAGKYLVFCAQGKMPDIAINAWTDVWHYFSNENADHQRLHTVDFEYYPSGDQIEVHIAIK, from the coding sequence ATGGAAGTCAGAATCGTCAGCAAAACCATCATCCATGGTTTTTCTACCAGAACAGATAATGCTACTGAAATGAATGCTAGCACTGGAAGAATTCCGGGATTGTGGCAACATTTTGATCAAGAAGTACCCGTTGACTATGTTGGCGGTGAGCGTGTCTATGGCGCTTATTTTGATTATGAGTCAAATCACTTAGGCCAATTTACAGTGTTAGCCGGCTTTGATGGAAAAACAGTGCCGCCTAAGCTGAACTTGGAAAAGCAGATAATTCCAGCAGGGAAATATTTAGTGTTTTGCGCTCAAGGAAAAATGCCTGATATTGCGATTAATGCTTGGACAGATGTATGGCATTACTTCAGCAACGAAAATGCGGATCATCAACGATTACATACGGTCGATTTTGAATATTACCCTAGCGGCGATCAAATAGAAGTTCATATTGCAATCAAGTAG
- the nrdG gene encoding anaerobic ribonucleoside-triphosphate reductase activating protein translates to MIFNTLLPSIVFQEVPGEISLCFSITGCDIGCNGCHSTELWKKENGTFLNEETFEYWLNKYQNLISCVVFFGGEWQPSQLISLLCIAQSRGLKTCLYTGRKYIDLSISHHLDFLKTGKWDAALGGLDSDTTNQVFMNVKTGETLNHLFNSQGVQHAAA, encoded by the coding sequence ATGATTTTCAACACACTATTGCCCTCAATCGTATTTCAAGAAGTGCCCGGTGAAATCAGCTTGTGCTTTAGCATTACTGGCTGTGACATTGGCTGTAATGGCTGCCATAGCACAGAGCTGTGGAAAAAAGAAAACGGCACTTTCTTAAATGAAGAGACTTTCGAATACTGGTTAAACAAATATCAAAACTTGATCTCTTGTGTTGTTTTTTTTGGTGGCGAATGGCAGCCGAGTCAACTCATTAGTTTACTCTGCATAGCTCAATCTAGAGGTCTTAAAACTTGCCTTTATACTGGCAGAAAGTATATAGACTTATCCATTAGCCACCATTTAGATTTTCTTAAAACCGGAAAGTGGGATGCTGCATTAGGTGGTTTAGACAGCGACACAACAAATCAGGTTTTTATGAATGTAAAAACGGGCGAGACGCTCAATCATTTATTTAACTCTCAGGGAGTACAACATGCTGCAGCTTAG
- the nrdD gene encoding anaerobic ribonucleoside-triphosphate reductase, protein MLQLSEQQINNKLQFIEQYFSASNAADGSKMDANANVTQKNIATLEAELLKDCFIQVNRGLVKNKISEVFSEELAQEYERQIQDHEIYVHDETSIKPYCTSISMYPFLLDGLTKLGGESKAPKHIESFCGSFVNLIFAISAQFAGAVASVEFLTYFDYFARKDYGDDYLITHTKLIENHLQHVVYAINQPAAARGYQSVFWNISLFDQFYFDSMFENFVFPDFSKANWSTVSSLQSFFLTWFNQEREKAVLTFPVVTAAMLTENGQCKDLAFAKNLAQEKAEGSSFFIYMSESADSLASCCRLRNEISDNTFSYTLGAGGVATGSINVITINMNRLIQDGRDLQAEIEKIQKYQVAYRKLMEEYLANGALSVYDAGFISLDKQFLTIGINGMAEAAEYKGLTVGNNDAYKAFVSENLKVIYDANKVAKAEYGYMFNTEFVPAENLGVKNAKWDRKDGYEVKRDCYNSYFYVVEDDNINSMDKFILHGQEITQYLDGGSALHLNLDEPLSAEAYLKLFNVAATTGCNYFCINVKITICNACEAIDKRTLSSCNKCGSEDVDHGTRVIGYLKRVSSFSSDRQKEHGLRHYHKSNVA, encoded by the coding sequence ATGCTGCAGCTTAGTGAACAACAAATCAATAATAAACTTCAGTTCATAGAACAATACTTTTCAGCCAGTAATGCCGCCGATGGCTCAAAGATGGACGCCAATGCCAATGTTACCCAAAAAAACATTGCAACGTTAGAAGCTGAGTTGCTTAAGGACTGTTTCATTCAAGTAAACCGTGGCTTAGTCAAAAATAAAATCAGTGAAGTATTTTCTGAAGAGTTGGCACAAGAATATGAACGTCAAATTCAAGATCACGAAATTTATGTTCATGACGAAACCAGCATTAAGCCTTATTGCACTTCTATCAGCATGTATCCATTCCTATTGGACGGTTTAACTAAGCTTGGTGGAGAGTCAAAAGCGCCTAAACATATAGAGTCATTTTGTGGTTCATTTGTGAACTTGATTTTTGCTATTTCTGCACAATTTGCAGGAGCGGTCGCATCGGTAGAATTTCTAACTTACTTTGATTATTTTGCTCGTAAAGATTATGGTGATGATTACTTAATTACGCATACTAAATTGATCGAAAACCACCTGCAGCATGTAGTTTACGCGATCAATCAGCCAGCGGCCGCAAGAGGCTATCAAAGTGTATTTTGGAACATCTCATTATTTGATCAGTTCTATTTTGATTCCATGTTCGAAAACTTTGTCTTCCCTGATTTTTCTAAAGCAAATTGGTCGACGGTTTCTTCACTGCAAAGCTTTTTCTTAACTTGGTTCAATCAAGAACGAGAAAAAGCGGTGCTGACATTCCCCGTAGTTACCGCAGCAATGCTGACGGAAAATGGCCAATGTAAAGATCTAGCGTTTGCTAAAAACCTCGCACAAGAAAAAGCAGAAGGTAGCTCATTCTTCATTTATATGTCAGAAAGTGCTGATTCACTTGCTTCGTGTTGTCGATTGCGTAATGAAATATCAGATAATACGTTCTCATACACATTAGGTGCTGGTGGTGTAGCCACTGGATCAATCAATGTTATCACCATCAACATGAATCGATTGATTCAGGACGGTCGTGACTTACAAGCTGAAATCGAAAAAATTCAAAAATACCAAGTCGCCTATCGCAAGTTAATGGAAGAATACTTGGCCAATGGCGCATTAAGTGTTTATGACGCCGGTTTTATTTCTCTTGATAAGCAGTTTTTAACTATTGGCATTAACGGTATGGCCGAAGCGGCTGAATATAAAGGCTTAACGGTTGGGAATAACGATGCATACAAAGCTTTTGTCAGCGAAAATTTGAAAGTGATTTACGACGCCAACAAGGTTGCAAAAGCAGAGTATGGTTACATGTTCAATACCGAGTTTGTTCCCGCAGAAAACTTAGGGGTAAAAAACGCTAAATGGGACAGAAAAGACGGTTATGAAGTAAAACGCGACTGCTACAATTCTTACTTTTATGTCGTAGAAGATGACAACATCAACTCAATGGATAAGTTCATTTTGCATGGACAAGAAATCACGCAATATTTAGACGGCGGCTCTGCATTACACTTAAACTTGGATGAGCCACTGAGCGCAGAAGCATATTTAAAGTTATTCAATGTCGCAGCAACGACAGGCTGTAACTACTTCTGTATTAATGTAAAAATCACCATTTGTAATGCATGTGAAGCTATTGATAAACGTACTCTCTCAAGCTGTAACAAGTGCGGAAGTGAAGACGTAGACCACGGTACACGCGTTATTGGTTACTTAAAGCGAGTCTCTTCGTTTAGTTCAGATCGACAAAAAGAACATGGCTTAAGGCATTACCACAAAAGCAACGTCGCATAA
- a CDS encoding uracil-xanthine permease family protein — translation MNQFNFKTPLLGLQMLFVAFGALVLVPLLTGLDTNVALFTAGVGTLVFQLVTKRQVPIFLASSFAFIAPISFGVANWGIAATMSGLIAAGLLYVLLSFVVAWRGNQAISRILPPVVVAPVIMVIGLNLAPVGVNMALGKTGDGAMQLVDITHALIISLSALCTTIAISLLAKGMLKLVPILGGLLVGYMVALTLGYVDFAPVIAASWFAIPHFVAPQFHWEAILFILPVAIAPAVEHVGDIMAISNVTGKDFLNKPGLKRTLLGDGLATTSAALFGGPPNTTYSEVTGAVALTKAFNPVIMTWTAVFAIALSFVGKSGAILSTVPVPVMGGIMVLLFGTIAVIGMKTLVNAQVDLGNSKNMTIVAVTLVFGLGGMHFDFGVFQLKGIALAAISAIALNLLLPSPKHSVEESAQ, via the coding sequence ATGAACCAGTTTAATTTCAAGACGCCATTGCTGGGTTTACAAATGCTCTTTGTTGCTTTTGGTGCCTTGGTTCTTGTGCCATTACTGACCGGATTGGATACCAACGTTGCACTATTTACTGCCGGTGTGGGAACCCTTGTTTTTCAATTGGTAACTAAACGACAAGTGCCAATTTTCTTAGCTTCTTCCTTTGCCTTTATTGCGCCGATTAGCTTTGGTGTCGCCAATTGGGGTATTGCCGCGACAATGTCTGGGCTAATTGCTGCCGGTTTATTGTATGTGCTGTTGAGTTTTGTTGTCGCTTGGCGTGGTAATCAAGCGATCAGTAGAATACTTCCTCCTGTAGTAGTTGCACCGGTCATTATGGTGATTGGGTTAAATCTAGCGCCTGTTGGCGTTAACATGGCGTTAGGAAAAACAGGTGATGGGGCGATGCAGTTGGTCGATATAACCCATGCACTGATCATTTCATTGTCTGCATTATGTACAACTATCGCGATTTCACTTTTAGCCAAAGGCATGTTAAAGCTCGTGCCTATTTTAGGGGGATTGTTGGTTGGTTATATGGTGGCCTTAACACTGGGATATGTGGATTTTGCACCTGTGATTGCAGCTTCTTGGTTCGCCATACCTCACTTTGTCGCACCGCAATTTCATTGGGAAGCCATTTTGTTTATCTTGCCCGTAGCTATTGCCCCGGCTGTGGAACATGTTGGTGATATTATGGCGATATCGAATGTTACCGGGAAAGATTTTCTTAATAAGCCAGGTTTGAAGCGCACATTATTAGGGGATGGATTAGCGACAACTTCTGCGGCTTTATTTGGTGGCCCACCGAATACAACCTATTCAGAAGTAACGGGGGCAGTAGCATTAACGAAGGCGTTTAATCCTGTGATCATGACATGGACTGCGGTGTTTGCGATCGCGTTATCTTTTGTTGGTAAAAGTGGCGCTATTCTTAGCACGGTGCCGGTACCTGTCATGGGCGGCATTATGGTGTTGTTGTTCGGCACTATTGCGGTTATTGGTATGAAAACGCTGGTTAATGCGCAAGTTGATCTAGGCAATAGCAAAAATATGACCATTGTTGCCGTTACTTTAGTCTTTGGCTTGGGTGGAATGCATTTTGATTTTGGCGTGTTTCAACTAAAAGGTATTGCACTAGCTGCTATATCTGCTATTGCTTTAAATCTATTACTACCGAGCCCTAAACACTCTGTCGAAGAATCAGCTCAGTAA